In a genomic window of Candidatus Competibacteraceae bacterium:
- the ribD gene encoding bifunctional diaminohydroxyphosphoribosylaminopyrimidine deaminase/5-amino-6-(5-phosphoribosylamino)uracil reductase RibD, which yields MARALLLARRGLYSTDPNPRVGCVLVRDGEIVGEGWHERAGEPHAEANALQVAGERARGATAYVTLEPCCHYGRTPPCTDALLAAGITRLVAAMSDPNPQVAGKGLTILRNAGVAVDCGALETEARALNPGFIQRMIEGRPFVRVKLAMSLDGRTALASGESRWLTDEAARRDVQRLRARSSAILTGSGTLRVDDPGLNVRLAEAIRQPLRVILDTALRTPPTAKTLRLPGSVLIFTASADPARQAALRAAGADIAVVPAAEGGLQLHAIMAELARRECNELHVESGPTLAGALLQAGLVDELVIYLAPLLLGDRARGLFQLPALTRMQDRWELDTVETRAVGRDWRLTLRPR from the coding sequence ATGGCGCGAGCGTTGCTGCTGGCGCGGCGCGGTCTTTACAGCACCGATCCGAACCCGAGAGTGGGCTGCGTGCTGGTCCGGGACGGCGAAATCGTCGGGGAGGGCTGGCACGAGCGCGCCGGCGAACCGCACGCGGAAGCCAATGCGCTCCAAGTCGCCGGGGAGCGCGCGCGCGGCGCGACCGCCTACGTGACCCTGGAGCCTTGCTGCCATTACGGCCGGACCCCGCCCTGCACCGATGCCTTATTGGCGGCGGGCATCACCCGTTTGGTAGCCGCGATGTCCGACCCGAACCCGCAAGTCGCCGGCAAAGGCTTGACGATTCTGCGCAATGCCGGCGTCGCCGTGGACTGTGGCGCGCTGGAGACGGAAGCGCGGGCGCTGAACCCCGGCTTCATCCAGCGCATGATCGAAGGCCGGCCGTTCGTTCGCGTCAAGCTGGCGATGAGCCTGGACGGACGGACCGCGCTAGCCTCGGGTGAAAGCCGCTGGTTGACCGATGAGGCCGCGCGCCGGGACGTGCAACGGCTGCGGGCGCGCAGTTCGGCGATTCTGACCGGCAGCGGCACGCTGCGGGTGGATGACCCCGGCCTCAACGTCCGTCTGGCGGAAGCGATACGTCAGCCGTTGCGGGTGATCCTCGATACCGCATTGCGCACGCCGCCGACCGCGAAAACCTTGCGGTTGCCGGGTTCGGTGCTGATTTTCACCGCCAGCGCCGATCCCGCCAGGCAAGCGGCCCTGCGAGCGGCGGGCGCGGACATCGCCGTTGTTCCCGCCGCTGAGGGCGGCTTGCAGTTGCACGCCATCATGGCGGAACTGGCCCGGCGCGAATGCAACGAGCTTCATGTCGAAAGCGGGCCAACTTTGGCCGGCGCGTTGTTGCAGGCGGGGTTGGTGGATGAATTAGTGATTTATCTGGCGCCGCTGCTGCTCGGTGACCGAGCGCGCGGCCTGTTTCAATTACCGGCCTTGACCCGGATGCAAGACCGATGGGAACTGGACACTGTGGAAACGCGCGCGGTGGGGCGCGATTGGCGCCTGACGCTGCGACCGCGTTAG
- the nusB gene encoding transcription antitermination factor NusB: MPGKRAWARRCAAQALYQWQLTDQEPSRIASQFLADQDLGKADPDYFRELLWQIPARVAEIDAVLTPYLDRPITQIDPVECAILRIGGYELLAHPDLSSRIILNEAVELAKVFGAEQGHRFVNGVLDKVARTVRSAEFAAPS, translated from the coding sequence CTGCCGGGCAAGCGCGCCTGGGCGCGGCGCTGCGCCGCGCAGGCCCTGTATCAGTGGCAATTGACCGATCAGGAACCGTCCAGGATCGCGTCCCAGTTTCTGGCCGATCAGGATTTGGGGAAGGCCGATCCTGACTATTTCCGGGAATTGCTCTGGCAGATTCCCGCGCGCGTGGCGGAGATCGACGCCGTACTGACGCCTTACCTGGATCGACCCATCACGCAAATCGATCCGGTGGAATGCGCCATTTTGCGCATCGGCGGTTACGAATTGCTCGCCCACCCAGACCTCAGCTCTCGCATTATCCTCAATGAAGCGGTCGAACTGGCTAAAGTGTTCGGCGCGGAGCAAGGCCATCGCTTCGTCAACGGCGTGCTCGATAAAGTAGCCCGCACCGTGCGCTCGGCCGAGTTCGCCGCCCCTTCCTAA
- the ribB gene encoding 3,4-dihydroxy-2-butanone-4-phosphate synthase, which produces MALNTIDEILADFRQGKMVILMDDEGRENEGDLLMAASMVRPEDINFMARYGRGLICLALTRERCQQLHLPLMVHDNSAPFSTNFTVSIEAAQGVTTGISAYDRAHTIRTAVRPDAKPENLVQPGHIFPLMAQPGGVLTRAGHTEAGCDLGRLADLEPAAVLVEILNDDGTMARRPDLERFAQQHALKIGTIADLIRYRMQNEKTVERVADAVMNTEFGLFQVLTYQDLISRQVHFALVKGDIKPDRPALVRVHVQHVLSDLLTLRLPDSGWPLRAALERVAQEPPGVLVFLSRPEDPAALIRRMRGYQFETSETPRATEQSVELRTYGIGAQILLDIGVRQMRVLSAPKRITGLSGFSLEVVEYVS; this is translated from the coding sequence ATGGCTCTCAATACCATCGATGAAATTCTCGCCGATTTCCGGCAAGGCAAAATGGTCATCCTCATGGACGATGAGGGCCGGGAAAACGAAGGCGATCTACTGATGGCGGCCTCCATGGTCCGACCCGAAGACATCAATTTCATGGCCCGTTACGGGCGCGGTTTGATCTGTCTGGCGCTGACCCGCGAACGCTGCCAACAGCTGCACTTGCCATTGATGGTGCACGACAACTCAGCGCCCTTTTCGACCAACTTCACCGTCTCCATCGAGGCGGCCCAAGGCGTCACCACCGGCATTTCCGCCTACGACCGCGCCCATACCATCCGCACCGCCGTGCGCCCCGACGCCAAACCCGAAAACCTGGTGCAACCCGGCCATATCTTCCCGCTGATGGCCCAACCCGGCGGCGTGCTCACCCGCGCCGGCCACACCGAGGCCGGCTGCGATCTGGGGCGGCTGGCCGATCTGGAACCGGCGGCGGTGCTGGTCGAAATCCTCAACGACGATGGCACCATGGCCCGGCGGCCCGATCTGGAACGCTTCGCCCAACAACATGCTTTGAAAATCGGCACCATCGCCGACCTGATCCGTTACCGGATGCAGAATGAAAAGACGGTCGAACGGGTTGCCGATGCGGTCATGAATACCGAATTTGGTCTGTTCCAGGTGCTGACCTATCAGGACCTGATCAGCCGCCAGGTGCATTTCGCGCTGGTCAAGGGCGACATCAAACCCGACCGGCCGGCGCTGGTGCGCGTCCACGTCCAACACGTGTTGAGCGACCTGCTGACCTTGCGCCTGCCCGATAGCGGCTGGCCGCTGCGCGCCGCCCTGGAGCGCGTGGCCCAAGAGCCGCCGGGCGTGCTGGTGTTTCTGAGCCGGCCCGAAGATCCGGCCGCCTTGATCCGACGGATGCGCGGCTATCAGTTCGAGACCAGCGAGACGCCGCGCGCCACCGAACAATCGGTCGAATTGCGCACCTACGGGATCGGCGCTCAAATCCTGCTCGATATCGGCGTGCGGCAAATGCGGGTGTTGAGCGCTCCCAAACGCATCACCGGCTTGTCCGGCTTCAGCCTGGAAGTCGTGGAATACGTCTCCTAA
- the ribE gene encoding 6,7-dimethyl-8-ribityllumazine synthase, with product MTDLTTIEGDFTPLPDARIALVAARFNSFIVRGLIDGAADTLRRHGVPETSIDLIWTPGSFELPLAAQRLATSERYDGIVALGAVIRGGTPHFEYVAGECTKGLASVSLRYDIPIGFGVLTVDTIDQAVERAGTKAGNKGAEAALSVLEMVSLLRRLKA from the coding sequence ATGACCGACCTCACCACCATCGAAGGCGATTTCACGCCGCTCCCGGACGCCCGCATCGCGCTGGTCGCGGCGCGCTTCAACAGTTTCATCGTGCGCGGCTTGATCGACGGCGCGGCCGACACCCTGCGCCGTCACGGCGTGCCGGAAACCAGCATCGACCTGATCTGGACCCCTGGCTCGTTCGAATTGCCGCTGGCCGCGCAACGCTTGGCCACCAGCGAACGCTACGACGGCATCGTCGCTCTCGGCGCGGTCATCCGAGGCGGCACGCCGCATTTCGAATACGTCGCGGGCGAATGCACCAAAGGGCTGGCCAGCGTTTCGCTGCGCTACGATATTCCCATCGGTTTCGGCGTACTGACCGTGGACACTATCGATCAAGCCGTGGAACGGGCCGGCACCAAGGCCGGAAACAAAGGCGCCGAGGCGGCCCTGTCGGTCTTGGAAATGGTCAGCTTGCTGCGGCGCTTGAAAGCCTGA
- a CDS encoding acyl-CoA thioesterase produces the protein MTAIEPETQDRFPRDRQPTVRILAMPADTNPSGKIFGGWIMAQMDVAGGIVALEYAGGPVVTVAVASMKFHKPVFVGDLISCFARVQKVGATSITVLVEVFTQRAHDGTLQTAKVTEAVIVYVAIDGDGLPRALPERGPDFGQYW, from the coding sequence ATGACTGCCATCGAACCGGAAACTCAGGATCGCTTTCCGCGCGACCGACAACCGACCGTCCGCATTCTGGCCATGCCGGCCGACACCAATCCCAGCGGCAAAATCTTCGGCGGCTGGATCATGGCTCAGATGGACGTGGCGGGCGGCATCGTCGCCTTGGAATACGCTGGGGGACCGGTGGTGACCGTCGCGGTCGCCTCCATGAAGTTTCATAAGCCGGTCTTTGTAGGGGATTTGATCAGCTGTTTTGCGCGCGTTCAAAAGGTGGGCGCGACCTCGATCACGGTTTTGGTCGAGGTGTTCACCCAGCGCGCTCACGACGGCACGCTGCAAACCGCCAAGGTGACCGAGGCGGTGATCGTTTATGTGGCCATTGACGGCGACGGTCTGCCGCGCGCCCTGCCGGAGCGGGGGCCGGATTTCGGTCAGTACTGGTGA
- the nrdR gene encoding transcriptional repressor NrdR, which produces MHCPFCGTPDTRVIDSRLSAEGDKVRRRRECPRCNTRFTTYEVAELLMPPVVKRDGRREPFLDEKLRTGLLRALEKRPVSAERIEETVLRVKNRARASGERELSSQRIGEWLMAELRDLDQVAYVRFASVYLSFEDVNAFREEIERLQKATDGADSE; this is translated from the coding sequence ATGCACTGTCCGTTTTGCGGGACGCCCGATACCCGGGTGATCGATTCGCGGTTGTCGGCGGAAGGCGATAAAGTCCGCCGCCGCCGCGAATGCCCGCGTTGCAATACCCGCTTTACCACTTACGAAGTGGCGGAGTTGCTCATGCCGCCGGTGGTGAAGCGCGACGGTCGCCGCGAGCCGTTCCTGGACGAAAAACTGCGAACCGGGCTGTTGCGCGCCCTGGAAAAACGCCCGGTCAGCGCGGAACGGATCGAGGAAACCGTGCTGCGCGTCAAGAACCGCGCCCGCGCCAGCGGCGAGCGGGAATTGAGCAGCCAGCGCATCGGTGAATGGCTCATGGCGGAACTGCGTGACCTGGATCAAGTGGCCTACGTCCGGTTTGCGTCGGTCTATTTGAGTTTCGAGGATGTCAACGCCTTTCGCGAGGAAATCGAGCGACTGCAAAAAGCGACTGACGGGGCGGATTCCGAGTAA
- a CDS encoding HlyC/CorC family transporter: MENIGLVVAALLLVALNGFFVAAEFALVKLRQTRLQAIAKGYGWRGRIAVMVHGRLDAYLSACQLGITLASLALGWIGEPAFARLLEPLFEWLSVTSPELIHTVSIIFAFSAITFLHIVVGELAPKSLAIRRPEQVSLWIAIPLYLFYWIMYPAIWLLNASATGVLRLAGLDSAQGHESHYSADELKLILRDSNPSERMSRDELRVVAHTLDFSDLEVSELMRPIGEVVGLHQGRTLAQNLETIYHSRYSRYPYFAKDGETVLGIIHLKDLFLAEQHGKPVDNLSDYLRQAHYIAPTMPAFELFRRFRKGAPHFAIVGQKGSKADGFITLDDMLGALVGGIRDEFRQSQNDWTRLDDDTLIGKGSLPIFSLERELGIEIENESVDSIGGLIMWKLGDVPHEGQKIEFEHFDVVVKKMNGPRIMLVRVYPKDLEEL; this comes from the coding sequence TTGGAAAACATTGGCTTGGTCGTAGCAGCGTTGCTGCTGGTGGCGTTGAATGGTTTTTTCGTGGCTGCCGAGTTCGCATTGGTCAAATTACGGCAGACTCGCCTTCAGGCCATCGCCAAGGGTTACGGCTGGCGCGGGCGGATTGCAGTCATGGTGCACGGCCGCCTCGACGCTTATCTGTCCGCCTGTCAGTTGGGCATCACTCTGGCTTCGCTGGCTTTGGGTTGGATTGGCGAGCCGGCTTTCGCTCGGTTGCTGGAGCCGTTGTTTGAATGGCTGAGCGTCACATCGCCGGAGCTGATCCATACGGTGTCGATTATTTTCGCCTTCTCGGCCATTACGTTCCTGCACATCGTGGTGGGCGAACTAGCGCCCAAGTCGCTGGCCATCCGCCGGCCGGAACAGGTTTCGCTCTGGATCGCCATTCCGCTTTATCTGTTCTATTGGATCATGTATCCGGCGATCTGGCTCCTGAACGCCAGCGCCACCGGCGTGCTGCGGCTGGCCGGCCTGGATAGCGCGCAAGGCCATGAATCCCACTATTCGGCGGACGAACTCAAGCTGATCCTGCGCGACAGCAACCCGTCGGAACGGATGAGCCGGGACGAGTTGCGAGTCGTGGCGCACACCTTGGATTTCAGCGATCTGGAAGTATCGGAGCTGATGCGGCCCATCGGTGAAGTGGTGGGATTGCATCAGGGACGGACGCTGGCCCAAAACCTCGAAACCATCTATCACAGCCGCTACAGCCGCTATCCCTATTTCGCCAAGGACGGCGAAACGGTGCTGGGCATCATCCATTTGAAGGATTTATTCCTGGCCGAACAGCACGGCAAACCCGTCGACAATCTCAGCGATTATCTGCGCCAGGCGCACTACATCGCGCCCACCATGCCGGCTTTCGAGCTGTTTCGGCGCTTTCGCAAGGGCGCGCCGCACTTCGCCATCGTCGGCCAGAAAGGCAGCAAGGCCGATGGTTTCATCACGTTGGACGACATGCTGGGCGCGCTGGTCGGCGGTATCCGCGACGAATTCCGTCAGAGCCAGAACGATTGGACCCGGCTGGACGACGATACGCTGATCGGTAAGGGCAGCCTGCCCATTTTCTCATTGGAGCGCGAACTCGGTATCGAGATCGAAAATGAAAGCGTCGATTCGATCGGCGGCTTGATCATGTGGAAGCTGGGCGATGTGCCCCATGAGGGTCAGAAAATCGAATTCGAGCACTTCGATGTGGTGGTGAAGAAGATGAACGGCCCCCGCATCATGCTGGTCAGGGTTTATCCGAAGGATCTGGAAGAGCTGTAG
- a CDS encoding riboflavin synthase, protein MFTGIITAVGAITALQPRGGDTRLRVATGKLDLSDVQLGDSIAVSGVCLTAVELPGDGFWADASRETLERTTLGAATPGLTVNLEKALTPTTRLGGHLVSGHVDGIGTVTDWRSDGRSWRLRVQAPAALARYIAEKGSICVDGVSLTVNRVDGAAFELNIVPHTLAETTLAHFATGRRVNLEVDLIARYLERLLLGERAAQPDGALTEALLREHGFWK, encoded by the coding sequence ATGTTCACCGGCATCATCACCGCTGTCGGCGCCATCACAGCCCTGCAACCACGGGGTGGCGACACCCGGCTGCGCGTCGCCACCGGCAAGCTCGACTTGAGCGACGTGCAGCTCGGCGACAGCATCGCCGTCAGCGGCGTCTGCCTGACCGCCGTCGAGTTGCCCGGCGACGGCTTCTGGGCCGACGCTTCGCGCGAGACGCTGGAACGCACCACGCTGGGCGCGGCCACCCCCGGTTTGACCGTCAATCTGGAAAAGGCGCTGACCCCGACGACCCGACTTGGCGGCCACCTGGTCAGCGGCCATGTCGATGGCATCGGCACGGTGACCGACTGGCGCTCCGACGGCCGTTCCTGGCGGTTGCGGGTTCAGGCCCCGGCGGCGCTGGCGCGCTATATCGCCGAAAAAGGTTCGATCTGCGTGGACGGGGTCAGCCTCACCGTCAACCGGGTCGATGGCGCCGCCTTCGAACTCAACATCGTCCCTCATACCTTGGCGGAAACCACGCTGGCCCATTTTGCGACGGGACGACGGGTCAATCTCGAAGTAGACTTGATCGCCCGCTATCTGGAGCGTCTGCTGCTGGGCGAGCGCGCCGCGCAACCCGACGGCGCGCTCACCGAGGCGCTCTTGCGCGAACACGGGTTTTGGAAATAA
- a CDS encoding acetoin utilization protein AcuC, whose protein sequence is MARSKKVAVYTSDDISHYGFEDHPFSEDRIHAFWDEMHIRQLTDQVCILPPTMATEDQLRLFHTPDYVEKVKHHSKIGEGLLDYGDTPAYKGVYEDAVKVVGSVIDALRKVMNDELRRVFLPIAGLHHSMPNTASGFCVFNDVGVAIKLLQRDYSLERIAYVDIDAHHGDGVFYPFENDPTVIFADIHEDGRYNFPQTGFSYEVGKGPAKGRKLNIPLLPLSADDDFLMMWDKTEAFLRRWEPQLVFMNCGADGLGGDPLAHLHYTARAHGRAARGLCEIAEDYAEGRIIAVGGGGYDLRNIANAWTAVIDAFLEVPMR, encoded by the coding sequence ATGGCGCGCAGCAAAAAGGTCGCTGTCTACACCAGCGACGACATCAGCCATTACGGCTTTGAGGACCATCCTTTCAGCGAAGATCGCATCCACGCCTTCTGGGATGAAATGCACATCCGCCAACTCACCGATCAGGTGTGCATCCTGCCTCCCACGATGGCGACCGAAGACCAGCTCAGACTGTTCCATACGCCAGACTATGTGGAAAAGGTCAAACACCATTCCAAGATCGGCGAAGGCTTGCTGGATTACGGCGACACTCCGGCTTACAAAGGGGTTTACGAGGATGCGGTGAAGGTGGTCGGCTCCGTGATCGACGCCCTGCGCAAGGTGATGAACGACGAACTGCGCCGCGTTTTCCTACCCATCGCCGGCCTGCATCACAGCATGCCTAACACCGCGTCCGGCTTCTGCGTGTTCAACGATGTCGGCGTCGCCATCAAGCTGCTGCAACGAGACTACAGCCTGGAACGCATCGCTTACGTGGACATCGACGCCCACCACGGGGACGGGGTGTTTTATCCGTTTGAAAACGACCCCACCGTCATCTTCGCCGACATTCACGAAGACGGCCGCTACAACTTTCCGCAAACCGGCTTTTCCTACGAAGTCGGCAAGGGGCCGGCCAAAGGCCGCAAGCTCAACATTCCCTTGCTGCCGCTGTCGGCCGACGACGATTTTTTGATGATGTGGGACAAGACCGAAGCCTTTCTACGCCGCTGGGAACCGCAGCTCGTCTTCATGAACTGCGGGGCCGACGGCTTGGGTGGCGACCCGCTGGCCCACTTGCACTATACGGCTCGCGCGCACGGGCGCGCCGCGCGCGGCTTGTGCGAGATCGCCGAGGACTACGCCGAAGGCCGCATCATCGCCGTCGGCGGCGGCGGCTACGATTTACGGAATATCGCCAACGCTTGGACCGCCGTGATCGATGCTTTCCTGGAAGTCCCGATGCGCTGA